The nucleotide sequence GCCAACATCTACAATAAGCTGCTTTAGTAAGACACAGATCTTCAATGTTTATTTCATTCACCACTTTGGgattttccttttgtattttaaGATTAATCAAACTATCcttctgttgttttttctttgggAGGAATGGACGAACTGCAAGGTAGCCAAGTAGTGCAAGTACACCCAGGAAAGGCAATAACCGAAGCCATTCTGAAACTAAACATGCACATGTGTTAGTCTGCAGTGCTCTCGCAGTAGAACTCCAATAGCTTGTCTCATCCTCGAGCAGACTCTTTATTCTTTACTTctcttaatttcttaaatattcatCTTTAAAACCATGAATCAGTAAATCAAGCCACCTTTACCTAGGACCACCTTGTTTCATTTGTGGGCTAACTTGAGACTTGTGAAACGGAAAACAAAATTTTCAGAGATAGGTCCTATATCAAATATCCTGTATTATCCTAAGTATATTCGtgtttatcattatttatttttcaggaaaTATGACCCATAATTATAAACCAAATTCAACGTGTGATATATTTTATaggtttagaaaatatttctacAATGTTTAAAAGCATACAACAGATTATCTGTACTTTACCattcatatataattttagacAGAACACATTTTAACTTTTTAGTTTCAATGCTTTACATTTTTTAGTAAAGCATAGTGATTCCTAAAGAAATACATAGATGTTGTGTAAAAGctactattttaaaaactaattaaaatttttgtatatgaAATGTTCTCATTGTTAGATACATCTTATTCCATAAGTGTTCTTCAAGTGCCTTCTTTAGTTCTCAGCACTGTTCTGGGGCATAGGAAATATAAGTGACATAAATGAAACAGTCCCTATGCCTGTGGAGATAAACACACCGGAAATAAGATAAACATTTTAGCATGTTTTTATCAAATGTTGGTTAGTGTCCAGGGAATCCCTTCTGTCCTTAAAGTGTTATCATTTGACATCCTTCCCTAAGGGCCTATCGGACCCTTTCATAAGCACTATGTAAAAATAGCTTAGTAGGAAGAAATGGAAGGTTATGTGCCAAGGCATACTAATAAATGTTGAAAGATATGAATATACTAAAGAGTGCAActgttttatctcatttaatactgTTAGCTTAAACAATTATATTTGGCAGGtaccattattattcccatttttcatgTGGGTAAACTGTACTTAAGCAGGTTTAGTCCAGGACAGTAAGTTTGTTCTCAACCACCATGAATCACATCCAACAGACATAacattttatctgtttttctcttggtaaACCTACTCTCCAGAGATAACTGTTTTACCTTTGCAACTATTGAAAGATTGGCTTAATGCCAACTTTTCcaaaatgaaactttttaaaatatatttttattg is from Eptesicus fuscus isolate TK198812 chromosome 2, DD_ASM_mEF_20220401, whole genome shotgun sequence and encodes:
- the CISD2 gene encoding CDGSH iron-sulfur domain-containing protein 2; its protein translation is MVLESVARIVKVQLPAYLKRLPVPESITGFARLTVSEWLRLLPFLGVLALLGYLAVRPFLPKKKQQKDSLINLKIQKENPKVVNEINIEDLCLTKAAYCRCWRSKTFPACDGSHNKHNELTGDNVGPLILKKKEV